Within the Miscanthus floridulus cultivar M001 chromosome 17, ASM1932011v1, whole genome shotgun sequence genome, the region CCTCCACCGGCGAGGAGGCCGTGCTTCTGCGCGTGCTCCAGGTGCCGCCATGTTCGTCGCCGGTGTCGGGCGCGGCCGTGGACCCGGCTACCTCGCCCCCAACTTCCCCTATGTCTTGTTAGCTGCCACCATGGACCCCATCGTCGCCCATTTTCGGAGCTCGAGTGAGGAAGGGATAGAGATAGAAGAAATAGATGAGGGGCAAAAATACCATTTTTCGTGGGCGATCTATGCTGTCAGGTCGAGTTGGCGTGTCACGTCAGCGAAAATGGCAAGAATGTATCAAATGCTCTCTCTCGATGGTAAATATGTAGGAGCAATTTTAAGAGTGCTATCTGAAGAAGTGACAtccgttataatggtaaaaagttaaataacCCCGCGGTTGGATACAGCGGTATTTGCAGAAAGAGCAGAGAAGGGCAATTTAGACATTTTGCGTATCAACCAATGGGCAACCTAACAGAATACCTTAGCAGACTTACGGTATGTTCgcttggctggttcatatcgttgctgattCGTTTATATGAGAGAGAAATATTGCTAATTGGTTCATTAAAACAGTGTCCATATAAAACAGTGTCCATGAGCCCCAGCCGAACACGGCGTTGATACAAGGCCGTAGAAAGAAAATTTCGATTTGAGACCATACAAAtagttcaaaataaaaaaaaaggccATACAAAGAATATGTATTTTTTTCAGGGCAAAAAGCTCTTATCAAATTGAGATCGAAAACCTGGGCTGCGGCGGACTCGACTGTAGCAGCAGCCACCGAGAACAAGATGGCGGCGGCGTTGCCGCAGCTGGACGACGAGATCGTCCGCGGCATGGCCATCGGCGCTGTCTTCACCGACTATGCGAGTTCCGATGCTAGAAGCCCCAACCCACCTATTCCTTGGAAGTTTTTCGCCTCGCACTAATTCGTCGTCCAAATCGGTTGCAGGCCGGGAAGATAAACTGCCTCGACTTCCACCGCAAGGAAGATCTCCTGGTCACCTCCAGTGACGACGACTCCATCCGCCTATACAACATCACCAGCGCGACGTGGGTACCCTAGCCTTTGCTTGATTTCTCCTCACTTTTTTGATGCAGCTGTAATGTGTGGAATCTAATGTGTGCGAAGTAAAGTGTTGGCTCTACTGATTGATTTCACTGGACAGTTCGTGTTGCGATGTGATTTTTGGGTACCCTACTGCAAGAGATTATAGaatcattattattattttttttggtTAGAATTAATGTTACTGAAGTAGGTGCTATTGAAGCTAATTTCCTAATGGGTAGATGCAGCATGTTTGGCAATGACCAGTTAACATTTGATAAATATACATGGGTTATGCCTTAGTGTTGCTCTTCtgtcatgttgaccatattgctgGAGATGTGATTTACTTGTGCTGTCAGGCAACATTTGTTCATTACGGATGTTTGATGAAATCTTTGGATCATCCAGCAGTTTAGTTTTGATGGCCCTGTTTTCCCTAGTCCTGTCATTGTTCTCTATGGCCGGTAGAAGTTTGCGTTGTCATATGTACTCCATCAAAGTATATTTAGTAAGCCACCAGTAATCAGTGCTAGAACCTGCTGACTATTGTTTCAGGTTGTTAAAGACCACATATCACAGGAAACATGGTGCTGACCGTGTCTGTTTTAGTCATCATCCAAGTTCTATCTTATGCTCTTCACGATACAACCTAGAGTCTGCAGAGTCACTTCGTTATCTGTCATTGTATGACAACCGTTGCTTAAGATACTTCAAAGGGCACAAAGACAggtttgttttatttttcttctgatGCTGCTGCATTTCTTGTTTGTGGCAACACATTTTGAGGGGCAGATGCTGATAGGTGTTCCCTTTCATCTCAGGGTCGTTTCATTATGTATGTCACCTGTCAATGATAGCTTTATGTCAGGATCACTTGATCACAGTGTCAGAATATGGGATCTTCGCGTAAATGCTTGTCAGGTTGGCTATCAATCTTGGGTGGAACTTAGTTGATGAGCTCACTATAGCAACCAACTATGCTTAGTTTACATTTATGAGATGAAAGATGCCCTTTATCCTATAAGCTCTTTCATGCTTTCTCATTTATCATTCAGGGCATACTAAGGCTACGTGGTAGACCTTCTGTTGCATATGATCAGCAGGGACTTGTTTTTGCTGTAGCAATGGAAGGGGGTGCTATTAAGTTATTTGATTCCCGATCGTATGACAAGGTATGTAGTGAACATAATACAGAATTTGTGGAAGGGGTGTGAAATATTTATCTTGTGAATCAATCCAATTTCAGGGTCCGTTTGACACtttcttggttggtggagataCAGCTGAAGTTTCTGACATCAAATTTAGCAACGATGGCAAGTCTATGCTTTTGACAACAACTAACAACCATATATATGTTCTGGATGCATATGGAGGGGATAAGTTGAGTTATATTATCTTCCCCttttctgtgcttcagataccaaTCCTTTTGGTGCACATTTCTGATCTTACATCCTTTTGCTGATATCCCAATGTAATTTGCAGAGGTGTGGCTTTAGTTTAGAGCCATCTCCCAATGTAACAAATGAAGCTGCTTTCACTCCAGATGGTCAATATGTAATTTCAGGTAATTGCATATTCTGGTTCATATGGAAAATTGCCCTCTAGTTTCCCTGCACTTAAGGCCTAATAAGGTGCTTTTTTTTTTAAGTGTCTCACCTTCTGCTTTTTCTTTGCATCGCTTTTGTGGATAGATCTGACAAGTAACAAGAATTCACTATGTTATTGGCCTTCAGCTTCACCTTTGCCATTAACCAACCATGTATATTTAGGAACCTATACTGCCTCAAGTGTTAACGTCCAATAAAAAAAATGCAGTGATGATCATTGTATCATATGATTGTATGTTGCACTTACATTGTTCTAGCACATCTTAGACTTTACGCATATGTATCATATGATTGTATGTTTCACCTGATATGTTTGGTTTTGCAGGATCAGGTGATGGAACCCTGCATGCTTGGAACATCAATACAGTACAAGAGGTGCTTTTCTTTAATCAGGCTTTTAACATGTGTAATGTGTTGTTAGGTTGCTATGAGTCTTAGTGTCAGATTTCTTTTGCAGATTGCTTGTTGGAACAGTCACATTGGTCCTATGACAGCATTGAAGTGGGCCCCTCGTCGAGCAATGTTTGCAACTGCATCAACTGCCCTAACTTTCTGGATTCCCAACCAATCGAATTAGAATTAGGTGCCTGGAAAAAGAAGGGATGGAATTTCATATATGTTAACTTACCAAATGTTTATATCCTGTTCTTTTGTCCAAAAGATAGATGTCATGTATGAAATCACTTACTTCATTACCATCTGTGGAAACAATGACATAGTTCCAGGCAGATACTTGTTGTAGCGCTCCCtttcttatttatatatatatatgtactacTAATACGAAGATACTTGTAGGGCTCCCTTTCTTATTTATATGTACTACTAATACACTTGCCTGTTAAATTGTTGTGTTCTTAACGCGCATAAAGTTGTCTTGGTGATTTACTCCAAACTCTACTTGGACTTCTGCTTCGAAAACAGGCGCTTGTAACTTATTCTTTTTTGCCCTTGCTGGAACCACTAATATACTAATATGGGCATGTTGGAGAATCATTTTGTTGCGGGCATGTTGGAGAATCATTTTGTTGCGGGCATGTTGGAGAATCATTTTGTTGCGTAAACAGTGCTTATTGCTCAAGCTCCTGAAATTTAGGTTTTGGAATATTCTTCTATCATGTCGTGGCACTTTCCTTGCTGGCATTTTCCACAAAAGTCATAGAAGATGCTGGCATTTTCCTTGCTTTCTCGAGTATACTAAGCATCGTCCAGCCGTAAAATCCTTTGTTTCTATGATCGACGTAAAGTCCACTTTAGTTTCACCATTTCACATTGTccctgtttggatactctagcacagctagaggttaaagttagtttctagctcaggactagccctgaactaactctagcctaaAAGATGTTTGATACAAGgattaaaataataataaatgtgctttccaaatcattggtgcgggtgaaagtagagagaaaacagtggaccccacctcaaatagccccaattagcccaaataatcacctctttgggggatagttttttaggatgggctagttgcaaataactcactctagccctcctgtttggctactttagggctagttgagctccaactagcccaaactagctctaacctatggatccaaacagggccattaTCCTACTAATTTCCTGGACAATAACAGAGATTTACCCTGAGCACACTAGAAATTTACTTGAAAGCAACTAGGAGCCTAGGAGGGCGGTGGCCAAAAGAAGCAAAGAAGTCGATAAGATGCAAATAAAAACAACCAATTTACTGTCTGCAACATGCGGTCCACCAAACCGAAACAGCACCTTGCCTGAGTTGCCTGTTAATATTCAGAGCAGCAAGGTGCATCATACTACATTcgatcttttttttgttttttgaactaGACGCTCCACATCATACTAGAGCAGCAAGGTGAGGAAGTCCGGTATCTGTCAAGCATGCGATGGACCTGAGCTCCTTATCCAAGAGCGCCCTACTTCTGCCTCTTGTAGATCTTGTGCAAGAAGGACTTCAGCACGTTCTGAACCGCGATGCTTGGCTGGGCTTCAATGTCTGCAATCAGCTTCTTGTAGCTCTCATTCTCGTACTCCTGAAATACCGCCTGGaacaaaatgataaacaaaatGTCAGACTTTAGTAAGGTTTGAGAATGTGCTTCAGTTTGTCATCCTATTTTCAGACAAAGAAGTAAGAAAAAGTGTGGCTGATTGCTACTTCGTCCAGTGAAACGTAAGTGTCACATTGCAAAGTGCTTCAGTATGTCATCCTATTTTCAGACAAAGAAGTAAGAAAAAGTGTGGCTGATTGCTACTTCGTCCAGTGAAACTCAAGTGTCACATTGCACACGTGTATAGTCTCCAAAGAATCAATATGATTTCAGTAACATATGGGGCATATGAACATATGGGGTGTTCAGTTTGGTTTGATAATAAGGTGGGCCCATCACCTTGCCATTCCTCaactttttgtttggtttgttgAATGGGATGAGTTGACGCATCACCACCTCATTTCTCACAAACTAATAATTAGTATAAGCATGAGGGATGGACTCATGTTGAACCACCTCATCTAAGATGGGATGGTTCCTCAAACCAGAGACCCCCATACTATATACAAAATGGGCATCACATTGATCTTTAATCAGTATTAACTGCATTATGTTTATGGTGGGCTTACATGAGCAAGTGATTACAATCTACAGATAAATAGAAAGCTTCATCAAAGGTAGAGACAGACCTCAAGGTTAAGTTCTTTGTAGAGGTTCTTCACTTTTGCCACACAAGCTGGATCTTTCTTGCCATAATTTTCCTGCAGAGCCATCAATTGTATAAACATTTAGACAACAAACTTCTAATCATTTGAAAGAGGTCTGGACATGACTTACAAATAGAATGTGCTTTTGGCTCTCATCAGCACGCTCAAGGGCTTGCACAACTAGCCATGAGCACTTGTAATCTTCAATGTCAGTTCCAATCTATATTAAAAATTAAAATCGATTAAATCACAATAgctaagagaaaaaaaaaagtatgaAAAAGATGCTAGTTCAAGTTACTGAAATAGATAAATGCACCAACCTTGCCAATAAATTCAGGATCACCATAACAATCCAGATAGTCATCCTGATAGAGAACAATCATATCAATACTAAGTAGACTAATGCTTGTGACAGAAAACAGTTCACATAGATGCACACAGCAAAATAGGTGTTACCTGGACTTGAAAGTATGTTCCCATTTCAACAAGGATGTTCTCTACATCACCATACTTGTCCAAATTCTCGCCAGAGAGCAGCAGGGCACATGCAACCTTTGATCACATTCATGTGGTATTGATAATCTAGATGGGGGTCGCATGAAAATAGTATATgcaaaagttaaaaaaaaagttaATTACCGGCAGATAAAATGAATAGTAGGCTGTCTTGTATTGAACAATACGACCATGACTGCAGAACGAGTTGCAGGAGATCATCAGTAAATAAAAGGCACATCCTGAATCAGAATTACCATAGATATGCTATTATGTAAAGAACATTTCTCTATAGCTAAACATGACAATGTGAGAGGAACACTTTAGTTCACAAGGTAAAACATAGGAGTACAAAAGAATGTTTTGCCAGTCATTATTACATATTAACTTACACTGTTATGTTGTACTTTGTCAGATCTTTTTCTCCCTCATGGGTTGTGATAAGGTCCAGCAGCTGACCTGAAGCTGTCTTGAACTCAACCTAGGAAAACAAAACAACATAATCAGGACCTGTAATAATCTGAAACCTTGATCTGAACATTGATGTGCATCAGAACATATAGTTACCTCATTGAACAAGTCAAGGAGATCAGCATAGTAAGGCTTGCCCTTAAAGTGGCGGCGAAGGATCCGTGAGATATGGTTGCGAAGGATAATCCCGTCATTCACAGCAATGAAGCCAACCTATCGCAAACAAAATATGCCCTTAGCTATTACTTAACAAAGAGAATTAGAAATTTCTCTGCACTGAAGTTACTACACAAAGGAAAAATAGACAAATGCTTTGGTATTCAGTTACGGCTAACCTGAGGCACCCTGAACCAGCAAGGCTGGCCACGACGAGTGTGGGAGTCATCCAtgatatcatcaagcacaagAAAGAAAGCTTGAAGCTGAAATACAACAGCAAACTTAGATGAGCTACTCAATTACTTGACTGACATTCTTCCTGACAACATTGGGGGACAAAAACAAAACATTACCCATTCAATGCACCAGCCAAGGGTGCAAGCAAGGAACAGTTCCTCCTCGTCCAGAGTATCAGCACCCTTCAACAGCTTGTAGCTGTCAACCACAGAGAGCCCACGGTTACACTTGCCTGTCATTGGACAACAGTTATGGATCAGAAGTGTTACTAGTTTTTCGTATAATGTAAAAAGTAAGTAATTCAGAATCATCTCCTCACCTCCGAGTACATTGTAGTCAACCATCTGTTTGAAGAGGAAGATAGAGAAATGTCACATTAGCATCGCACATCAAAAGCACTAGCTAACAGAACAAACAGTATAAGCGGCCTGCTAAAACACCCAAGATCCATATATACCATTAATAATTGCTACGGTGGTTTGGATTTAACTGCAGAGCCTAATAATCACAAGCTCTGCTCTGTTTTGGCAGCAATTCAATGTCCAAAAGCAGAGCCCGtcaacccaacccaacccaactGAACGGGAAGTTCCAGTACGTGTTGATCCGTACCATCCAGCCCACGTAAAAACATACTCCTACTAACAGCAGTAACAAGCTGTTTCAGAGGACTAATCCTCGCTCATTTATTTACCCGTGATCCGGTGCTTTCTTCATTTATTCACCCATAATATGTCCATGTGCACGCGGTAAACAAAATTACTTTCGCTTCAATAAGAACCCGGTGCCGCACGAACTACAGAGAGCCCGCCGATCCGGGGTGGAACCTAAACGGAACATGAGGAGAACTCGCTGGGCCACGGCGACGGCGCACGGAGCACCCACACGCCACAAGGATCAAACCAGGAAACAGCGACATAAAAGGAAGGACGACAGCGAGAGCGAGAGAGGGGGAGGGAGGTAGAGGGAGAGGGGTCGTTACGCTGTCGATCCACTGGTGCGACTCCTCAGTGAACTCGAAGGCGGGGTCGGTGAGCAGCTCCTCCTTGAGCGTCTTGTAGATCTGCGCGAAGGCCGCCCTGGTGTCCCCGCCGGCAGCGGCCGCGCCATTCCCGTCCGCCGCCATTGCCTCCTCTCGCCTCCTGGCGACGCAGACGGGTCCGAGGGCCGAGAGCGATCGAGGGAGCCGAGTGTGACTGGCGCCGCACTCGCGCTGCGCAGTGCCGGGGAAGGTGGGACTCAATAGGGGTGGGGGAACCAAGGCAACGTGGGACGCGGCCTTTTTTAGGGGCGGGATGGATTGGCGACGGCAACGGGCAAAGCTGGAGAGCGGGTGGCACTCGGCGGCGGCACGAGCACGGCGCGACGCGACGCGACGCAGCTGCCCGGTTCAGAGTTGGGTTTGGACTTTGGA harbors:
- the LOC136517342 gene encoding farnesyl pyrophosphate synthase; the protein is MAADGNGAAAAGGDTRAAFAQIYKTLKEELLTDPAFEFTEESHQWIDSMVDYNVLGGKCNRGLSVVDSYKLLKGADTLDEEELFLACTLGWCIEWLQAFFLVLDDIMDDSHTRRGQPCWFRVPQVGFIAVNDGIILRNHISRILRRHFKGKPYYADLLDLFNEVEFKTASGQLLDLITTHEGEKDLTKYNITVHGRIVQYKTAYYSFYLPVACALLLSGENLDKYGDVENILVEMGTYFQVQDDYLDCYGDPEFIGKIGTDIEDYKCSWLVVQALERADESQKHILFENYGKKDPACVAKVKNLYKELNLEAVFQEYENESYKKLIADIEAQPSIAVQNVLKSFLHKIYKRQK
- the LOC136517343 gene encoding protein ANTHESIS POMOTING FACTOR 1-like isoform X2; protein product: MRAGKINCLDFHRKEDLLVTSSDDDSIRLYNITSATLLKTTYHRKHGADRVCFSHHPSSILCSSRYNLESAESLRYLSLYDNRCLRYFKGHKDRVVSLCMSPVNDSFMSGSLDHSVRIWDLRVNACQGILRLRGRPSVAYDQQGLVFAVAMEGGAIKLFDSRSYDKGPFDTFLVGGDTAEVSDIKFSNDGKSMLLTTTNNHIYVLDAYGGDKRCGFSLEPSPNVTNEAAFTPDGQYVISGSGDGTLHAWNINTVQEIACWNSHIGPMTALKWAPRRAMFATASTALTFWIPNQSN
- the LOC136517343 gene encoding protein ANTHESIS POMOTING FACTOR 1-like isoform X1, whose amino-acid sequence is MAAALPQLDDEIVRGMAIGAVFTDYAGKINCLDFHRKEDLLVTSSDDDSIRLYNITSATLLKTTYHRKHGADRVCFSHHPSSILCSSRYNLESAESLRYLSLYDNRCLRYFKGHKDRVVSLCMSPVNDSFMSGSLDHSVRIWDLRVNACQGILRLRGRPSVAYDQQGLVFAVAMEGGAIKLFDSRSYDKGPFDTFLVGGDTAEVSDIKFSNDGKSMLLTTTNNHIYVLDAYGGDKRCGFSLEPSPNVTNEAAFTPDGQYVISGSGDGTLHAWNINTVQEIACWNSHIGPMTALKWAPRRAMFATASTALTFWIPNQSN